GTAGCCTTTCATCACATTATTATCATTATCGTATAACAACGTTCCACTGGATGTATATGTCACTACCACGTTCTGACCAGACTTCACTGAATTATATAACTTGATGGTGACAGCATCACCGCTCACGCTCACAGACTGTATGCTTTGGCTCAGACCGTCCACCCCGACGTAGAACTGATTTATCGGAAATACTGTGACTGATCTCAAAGTCTTATTATAACTAATCGTGATCGTATCCCCACGAACTACAGCGGAACGGATCCCTTCAACCACCACATTGTACTGTACAGGTTCCAAATTGATGTATCCAGCCAGATTACCGTTCAAGTCAGCAATCCCGCCAATACCAGACACATAGGATACTGTCACATTCTGCCCCTGATTAAAAGAAGAAGCCAAGGTCAGAATCACCTGATTAGACACAATTTCTACATTGGTTACATATACAGGCGAGTTGTTAACAAGTACAGAGAACTGACTTTTCATTGGGATATTCGTTGTTTTCAAAGCTTCGTTATAGGACAGAACAATCTTATTGCTTGAACCTTCTGCACTTGTAAACTCCGGCGGCTTCGTATCATACGTATTGCGAACAAAATAATCCTCAAAGGATGGGATATTCTGTCCACGATAATCTTGAAGCGGATAAGAACCAGGGTAGTAGGAGACTTTTACATTATCTCCGTTAGATACAGAACTAGTTAGGTAGAGCGTAACCGAAGAACCGCTTTGATTAATGCGATCTATCCCTCTGGAATACCCATCTACTGTTACACGGAACTGCTCGTAGGCATAGGTTGAGACGCTCTTCAAGGTATCGCTAAAATAAAGAGTCAGCGTACTTCCTGATACAGAGCCCTCTCTTGGTTTCGGCAGTACAGAGTCAATTCCATTCGTTACATCCTTACCAGAAAAAGATGCAGCTACATTCCTGGATAAATCCTGAATCGGTCTTACTCCGTTGGAGGTGTATCCGACCCGTACATTTTGCCCTACGGCAACCCCCGTCTCCAAAGTAACATATACACTCTCTCCAGAAATATAAGCATTGCTGATGCGACGCGTCTCTCCGTTTACGGTTACTGAAAAACTGGAAGTCAGTAGGTTTATGGATGAATCGAGCGTTTTATTGTATAACAGCCGAATCATCGAATTCGTATACATCGTTGCACTTTGCAATACTGGCGCAGTCTTATCTTTTGTCCCCGTTTGGAATGTCCAGCTTGATGAGCCGTTTATCCCATTGAAAACTGCCCCCGTAACGGCATCCGCTACAGCACCTGAGGCAATATCGATATAATAGGTTGCACCATCTCTTAAATTAGCGTTTGGAGTAATGTACAGCTTATTACTAGATGGTGTTACCTTTGCAGCTACAGATGTATTTGAGCCTTGCATTTTCAAAGTTACCTTTGACGCATCTAGTAATGTAATATTGCGGTTAAATGTAGCTGTCATATTGCTTGAGACCGATACATTCGTGCTGCGATCGCTTGGACTTAAACTGTTTATAGATAAAGTACCTGATGCAGCCGTTGCAGTCGTAAAGGACCACGATGACAAGGGAGGTGTATCGTTGCCATCAGCATCTTTAAAGGCTCCCTGTGGTACGTTCACCGTGTAACTCGTATTGTAGCTTAATTCTGGCCAATTAATCGCTATATTCGTTGTCCCTCCGCCCGTTACATTAGAAGAGGTGACATCGATCTCTGTCTTTCCAATCTTGGACTCAATCGTTATCTTTCCAGTATTTGGATATACTGGACGAGTGAAATTCAATTGCCCCTTCGTCTTAATATCAACTCCGCCAACGCCATTCTTCGGCACCATAGCATTAGAGTCCCACCCTACTACTGAACCCTTTACATTGAAGTACCAGTCCTGTGCATTGTCAATTCCGGCGAAATATTGATCATCGCTATCTTTATACGCATTCTTATCGATCAATATATAATAACGTTCTCCTGGAATGAGCCGATCTACTGTCCAGGATTCCTTTGTATCACCTGCAGCTTTAGGAGTAAATTTAACAGATTCATTCGTGGATGCCCGAACCAACGACACATTGCCGCCGCCAGCCCAGACAGGCTTATTAAACGTCAAACTGATTTCCTGTGAGGTCCCTGGTATCGTAGTACCCTTTGCAGGAATTAATTGATCATTAATACTAACGGGTGGTTTACTGTTTGGATCACTTATTGTTGTGAAAGTCAGATTAATCGCTTCTGATTTCACGCTTTCTTTTGCAGCATCTACAAAAGCACCTTCATTTCCAACCACGCTATAAGTAGTGTTGTATTCTAAATCAGAAGGAAGACTTACTTCCATCGATCTAATGACATACCCCTGGGAAATAATCTTCTTCTCTGCAACCAAATTCCCATTATTGAATACTTGGATCGAGCCATCCCCCTCTCGGACATCACGATCAAAGGACAGCTTGATGGATTTAACTCCAACTGGAACCCCTTTTTCCCCATTAGCAGGAGTCACCGCTACTTTAAACGAAGTTTCTTCCGCTGCCGATGCAATCATCCCAAGCACCATATTCAGTACCAGAATAGCAGCTAGCATTACTGATAATCTTTTTCTCACTCTAGCAACCTTCCTCTCTCTATCTTTATGTAAAAAATGCCACACGGCAATGATACGCATACTTACTATTATTAACGGCAAAAAGCAATGCCGAGTTTAGAAAATATGCAAAATAAAACGGATACCCACTCCCTAATAGAAATGAATATCCGCATATTATGTGATGTACAAAAATATAAATTAAAACCCAGCTTGCTCTTTCAGAACCACTGCCTTATCGAGACGCTCCCAAGGCAAGTCCACATCTGTACGGCCAAAATGTCCGTAAGCAGCTGTCTGACGATAAATCGGACGGCGTAGATCCAGCATGCGAATAATACCAGCTGGACGAAGATCAAAATTGTTGCGTACAAGCTCAACCAGCTTCTCTTCTGGAACTCTGCCTGTACCGTAAGTATCCACATTAATGGATACCGGACTAGCAACGCCGATTGCATAAGCTAGTTGAATTTCTACCTTATCAGCCAAACCTGCAGCTACGAGGTTCTTCGCTACATAACGTGCTGCATACGCGGCAGAACGGTCAACCTTCGTCGGATCCTTACCGGAGAAGGCACCGCCGCCATGACGAGCATATCCGCCATAGGTATCAACGATAATCTTACGTCCTGTAAGACCTGCGTCCCCTTGCGGCCCACCAATAACAAAGCGGCCAGTCGGGTTAATATAGTACTTAGTCTCTCCATCAAGCAATTCTGCAGGAACTACTGGAAGAATAACTTGTTCTTTAATATCATGTTGAATCTGTTCCAATGTAATATCTTCAGCATGCTGAGTGGATACTACAATCGTATCGACGCGCTTCGGCTTGCCATCGACGTATTCGATCGTAACCTGAGTCTTGCCGTCAGGGCGAAGATAATCCAGTGTACCATCTTTACGAACCTCGGAGAGACGGCGGGCAATACGATGGGAAAGTGCAATCGGAAGCGGCATTAATTCAGGCGTCTCATTCGTCGCAAAACCGAACATTAAGCCTTGGTCGCCTGCACCAATGTTTTCCGTCTCCTTATCCATTTGTGTCGGATCACGATGCTCCAGCGCCGCGTTGACCCCTTGAGCGATATCCGCAGATTGCTCATTCAAGGATGTCAGCACCGCACAGGTATTATAGTCAAAGCCGTACTTGGCCCGTGTATAACCAATTTCTTTAATCGTATTGCGTACGATTGAAGGGATATCTACATATTCCGATTTCGTGCTGATCTCACCGATTACAAGTACAAGACCTGTAGCAACGGATACTTCACAGGCTACCCGTGCATTTGGATCATTCGCCAGGAATGCATCAAGAACCGCATCGGATATCTGGTCACAAATTTTATCCGGATGCCCTTCGGTTACGGACTCGGATGTGAATAAATGTCGCCCTTGAATGGACATTAAATCAACCTCCCCATATGGATAGTATGGCATTCAGTACTATATATTAGTACCGAAAAACGAGGAGTCAGGCACAGACAGAACCTAAAAATCAAAAAATGAACCTTTTCCTGAGCGGAAAAGGTTGATTTGACAATCCTCAAATGTCATATTAGCGTATTTAGAAGTTCATGTCAAAATAAAATGGGACAATTCCTAATGGATCTTATAAGGAAAAGTTCCGTTCTGCCTGGGCTACAAGCCGCTTGGTGATCTCTCCACCTACGGATCCGGCTTCACGTGAAGTCAAATGTCCCCAGTAGCTTCCATTTGACGAGCCGCCTAAAGCTCCCAGCTCACCGGCAAATTCAGTATCTGCGCCTCCTGCACCGCCTGAGCTACCCACAGGTAACCCAAACTCTGCAGCGATTTCATATTTCCATTGGTTCAACACTTCCCGGCTCTCCGGTACGATCTTACGGTTGCTTCTTGCCATAATTTTACACACCTCCTGATTATTGTGGATCAGGAATAGTATGTGTCCGGCACCTTACGCTAACCGTATTAATGTTTGTTACTTATGGAAGTATTACTTAATTTGATATCCTCCACGAACCATTACCGTTAAATTATGTGTATTCCCTTCTTGTACCTGAATACCTCGGCCTGCTTTAGGAAATGATAACAAATGATTATTTGTAACTGCGCCGCCGTTAGAAATATCTATTCCATCCGTCAAATCGGCAACACCATTTTTATCTTCACTATAAATCGCTGCTTTACCAGCACGAACGACGAATTCCGTCCCTGCCGAAGCGATCAGAACTTGTCCGGGCTTCACATCGACAATCTTCACCTCATCCGCGGAAGATGAAGAAGAGCCACTATTTCCACCTTCCGC
The window above is part of the Paenibacillus lutimineralis genome. Proteins encoded here:
- a CDS encoding SwmB domain-containing protein, which encodes MRKRLSVMLAAILVLNMVLGMIASAAEETSFKVAVTPANGEKGVPVGVKSIKLSFDRDVREGDGSIQVFNNGNLVAEKKIISQGYVIRSMEVSLPSDLEYNTTYSVVGNEGAFVDAAKESVKSEAINLTFTTISDPNSKPPVSINDQLIPAKGTTIPGTSQEISLTFNKPVWAGGGNVSLVRASTNESVKFTPKAAGDTKESWTVDRLIPGERYYILIDKNAYKDSDDQYFAGIDNAQDWYFNVKGSVVGWDSNAMVPKNGVGGVDIKTKGQLNFTRPVYPNTGKITIESKIGKTEIDVTSSNVTGGGTTNIAINWPELSYNTSYTVNVPQGAFKDADGNDTPPLSSWSFTTATAASGTLSINSLSPSDRSTNVSVSSNMTATFNRNITLLDASKVTLKMQGSNTSVAAKVTPSSNKLYITPNANLRDGATYYIDIASGAVADAVTGAVFNGINGSSSWTFQTGTKDKTAPVLQSATMYTNSMIRLLYNKTLDSSINLLTSSFSVTVNGETRRISNAYISGESVYVTLETGVAVGQNVRVGYTSNGVRPIQDLSRNVAASFSGKDVTNGIDSVLPKPREGSVSGSTLTLYFSDTLKSVSTYAYEQFRVTVDGYSRGIDRINQSGSSVTLYLTSSVSNGDNVKVSYYPGSYPLQDYRGQNIPSFEDYFVRNTYDTKPPEFTSAEGSSNKIVLSYNEALKTTNIPMKSQFSVLVNNSPVYVTNVEIVSNQVILTLASSFNQGQNVTVSYVSGIGGIADLNGNLAGYINLEPVQYNVVVEGIRSAVVRGDTITISYNKTLRSVTVFPINQFYVGVDGLSQSIQSVSVSGDAVTIKLYNSVKSGQNVVVTYTSSGTLLYDNDNNVMKGYTNLPVTNLSDGTTSPGDSGQPSYLTKWANNDFGVNGYTLPVNAAQTSSDKSKNGQSISLYTLDSAKLKSSLSFLSGINEPQKILVFEIPNTQKAAKVSIPLNPLMESYTSGNTTSLGVKFGDVLYEVPLKEIPFTDISRTLNTGYFGSVNLTIQLEALTSTTNTPLSSSSGVSVSKLNNPVEVYVSAGMTGSTTVAEVSHTGKLYYKITRQVPLSTASLVKYDTNTQAVVYTPSKAMNKGAGMVISGKVTGNSVVMPIVGYSYFSDINKHWAKNDISELAGKLIVGPRSNNSAIFEPDKSITRAEFAMFIAKGLGLTKDESSARRFPDVIAGSEAGAYIGAAAKAGIINGNSDGTFKPNNNITREQMALMMVRAMEYAGYEVANTGTQALVKFKDATKIQNKQTVAKAVQEGIIQGMTQTTFQPQGNATRAQAAVMLKRVLDKLNS
- a CDS encoding alpha/beta-type small acid-soluble spore protein — encoded protein: MARSNRKIVPESREVLNQWKYEIAAEFGLPVGSSGGAGGADTEFAGELGALGGSSNGSYWGHLTSREAGSVGGEITKRLVAQAERNFSL
- the metK gene encoding methionine adenosyltransferase yields the protein MSIQGRHLFTSESVTEGHPDKICDQISDAVLDAFLANDPNARVACEVSVATGLVLVIGEISTKSEYVDIPSIVRNTIKEIGYTRAKYGFDYNTCAVLTSLNEQSADIAQGVNAALEHRDPTQMDKETENIGAGDQGLMFGFATNETPELMPLPIALSHRIARRLSEVRKDGTLDYLRPDGKTQVTIEYVDGKPKRVDTIVVSTQHAEDITLEQIQHDIKEQVILPVVPAELLDGETKYYINPTGRFVIGGPQGDAGLTGRKIIVDTYGGYARHGGGAFSGKDPTKVDRSAAYAARYVAKNLVAAGLADKVEIQLAYAIGVASPVSINVDTYGTGRVPEEKLVELVRNNFDLRPAGIIRMLDLRRPIYRQTAAYGHFGRTDVDLPWERLDKAVVLKEQAGF